One Archangium violaceum genomic window, CCGCGTTCGCGATCAGCTTGAAGCACGGCCAGCAGGGGCTGGCGGTGGTGTAGAGCGTGGTGGGCTTGTCGCGCTCGCTGTCGATCCGCACGCCGTTCTTGGCCGCCTGGATGATGGCGTTGGCCTCGGCGTGGACGGTGGCCACGCAGTGTCCGTTCTCCATCATGTGGCCCACGTCGCTGCAGTGGGGCAGGCCGCGGATGGAGCCGTTGTAGCCGGTGGAGAGGATGGTCCTGTCGCGCACCAGGAGCGCGCCCACGTGCTTCCTGTCGCACGTGGCGCGGCTGGCCACCTGACGCGCGATGTCCATGAAGTACTGATCCCAGGAGCTCCGGTTGCTCATACGTACCTCCCCTCCCCGGGATGTACCGTGAGAGGGACCGCTGTCGAGTTTCCAGCCGGAGGCGCCCGGGGAGCGCGCGGCTAGCGGCTGGCCGTCTGAGAGCCGTCCGTGGCCGGGCCCGCTCCGGCGGTGCCGCCGAGCAGCCGGGCGAACCCCTTCTGCTGGAGGAACTGGCGCACCTTGCCGCTGGGCGCGGCGAAGGTCTCTCCGGGCATGGGCACGTCGAAGCTGTAGTTCTGCTCGGCCACGGCGAAGCCCACCTTGGCGGTGCGATAGCCCTCGACGATGGCGAGCAGCTTGCCCGTCTCGAGGCTGAAGATGCCGCCACCGGAGGCGCCGTAACCGATGGGCGCGTCCGTCTTCACCATGCGCGGCTTCTTGCTCTCCTTGTCCCACTCCACCTGGGACAGCATGCCGCCGGAGAGCGACAGGGCCCGGCCGAAGGGCGAGGCGGCCACCACCACGTCATCGCCCAGCTCCAGCTCCGAGTCCGCGGCGAGCTGCGCGGGCGCGAGCGGCAGGCCGGGCACCTTCAAGAGCGCCAGGTCCATGTCCGGGACCGAGCCCGTGGCCACCACCTGCGCCCCGTACTCCGTGGAGTCGGCGCGATCATCCACGATGACGACGAGGCTCGGGTCCTTCAGCTCGGCCATCTCCACCGCGTGCGCGTTGGTGAGCACGTAGCTGACGAGCCCCCCGGCGGTCTTCTCGTTACCGATGACCACGCCCGAGGCGGTGCGCTTCGCCTTGCCACCCTCGATGACGGCGAGCCGGACGTTGTGCGGGAGGATCCGCTGCACCTGTTCCTTGCGCGAGAGCCGCGGCGTAGGGGCGCCCACCTGCTGCATCACCACCGGCGCACTGCCGGCTCCGCCGGTGCCCGGACTCTCCGGGACGACCTGCGAGTTCGGCGCGGCGGCACAGGACAGCATGGCGAAGAGAGCGGGCAGGCCCAGGGAGAAACGGATCATCGACGCTCCGAAGCGAGGAAGAGGAAGGGGAACGGAAACCCTCAACTTCTATTGAGTTCCCATCTTCCACTTGCGATGCATTTTCGGAAAGCACCACACCTGGAGGGCCCTCGCTCGCTCGTCCGCCCTCGCGGGCTCAGCCGTAGCGCTTCTTCATGAGGAAGAGGATGGCGTCCTTGGCGCAGTGCTCGCAGTAGCCGTAGCGCTCGTGCATCGTCTTCAAGGTGCTCTCCACCTGGCTCTGCTCGCGCGAGGACAGCGTGGCGCGCTCCTCGGAGAGGTACTTGAGGACGTTCTCCTTGTTGCGGCGCAGCACCCGCTTGCGCTCCTCGAAGTAGTGGTCGCGCAGGCGGCGGAACATGTCCGGGAAGATGCGCGGGTAGTCCATCTCCGCGTCCGGATTGTCCAGCTTGTGCGCGCCGATCTGCGAGATGAGCCCGCGGCGGAACTCACCCGGATCCTCGCCCCGCGGCATGACGATGGCCTCCATCTCCGCCATGCGCTGCTCGTCCGGGCGCTCCATGGCGCCGGTGATCCGGTTGCGGATCTTCTCGCCCTTCACCCAGTGGCTCACGTTGTAGACGTAGCGCTCCACCAGCTCGCGGTACTGGCCCTCGGAGACGAGCCCCATGGACTCACGCACCTCCTCGTCCACCCGGTCGAGGTACTCGGCCTCCACCGCGCGCACGAACTCCTCGTGATCGTGGTAGCCGTCCACCACCTCCTGCAGGAGGAACTCGTAGACGCTCTTGTCCTTGCAGATGGCCTCGAGCTCCTCGAGCACCGCCAGGGCGTTGAGGCACTTGTAGTCGGGGTTCTGCGCGGCGTTGAAGAGCGCCGTCTTGATCTCCCGGGCGCTGGCGCCGCTGCGGCCCTCGTAGTTGGGGTAGGCGTCGGACTCCTCGTACATGTCCGTGCGCAGCTTCCGCAGCTCCTTGCCGTGGGAGAGGCTGAGCCGATCCGGCACCACGCCCTCCTCGTACAGGTGCATCTTCTCCACCGGCGTCACCTGATCCACGAGCTCCTTCACCTCGGGCGGGTAGCGGTCGGGGATGGGCTTCTTGAGGCGCGTGAGCACGGCCCACATCGCGGCCACCTCGGTGGCGTGCGGGGCCACGTGCTTGCCCACGGTGGTGGGGGTGATCTGCGCGTCGTAGATCTCCTGCTCCACCTTGTAGCGGCGCAGGTAGGGCACGCGCACCAGCTCGATGCGGCCCTTGAAGGAGGCGAAGTCCGGCAGCTCCTTGAAGGCGCCCAGGTGCTTCTCGTTGGACGAGGCGATGAGCACCTCGTCGAGCTGCAGCACGAAGTGCTCGAGGGGCACCTGTGACGTCTCGCTGAAGCCCAGCAGGTACTTGAAGGCCTCCAGCGGGCGCTTGAGCAGATCCGAGTACTCGATGATACCGCGGTTGGCGTGCACCAGCGGGCCATGGGGCTCGAAGAGGGCCACGTTCTGGAGCGAGGGCGGCATGTTGAGGAGCTGCGCCCGGTCCGCCGTCACCTGCTGGTACATGGCGTCCACGCTCATCTGCGGCTCCACCGTCACCGAGCCCACCTGGTAGCGGCGCGAGATGTAGAAGCGCTCCACGCGCACGTGGCGCAGCACCTGGAGGTAGTCGCCCTTGTAGTTGGCCAGGAGCGCCGTGTAGATGCTGCGGCACTTGTGGCACATCTCTCCGTGCAGCACGTAGTCGGAGAGGACGAAGTCACCGTCCCCCTGCCCGTCCCCGTTGCCCAGGCCCTTCTTCTTCAGCGCCCCCTCGAGCAGACGCTGGCGCTCGGCGGGAGGAATCACGAAGAGCGGGTGATCCCGCAGCTCGCAGGGGATGCGCACGTCGATGGACTCGGCGTCCAGGTGCGCGTAGGAGGACAGCTCTCCGCCCGCCGCCGCCGTCGCCGCCGCCGTCGCCGCGCGCTCGCCACCGAAGCCGATGGAGCCCTTGACGAGCTTCTCCGAGGGGAAGATCCAGCTGATGCGGTAGAGGGCCCCCTGGGGCTGGCGCGAGTAGTCCTCCATGCCGGCCTTGAGCGCGTTGACCAGGGTCGACTTCGCGCTGCCGTTGGGACCGTGCAGCATGATGAGCTTGTTGATGCGGCCGGCGCGCGTGAAGTTGCCGAGCAGCCGGTAGATGGCGTTCTGCACCTCCTCCTGGCCCGCGACCCCGACCCGGCCATCCCGGTCGGTGGCGGGCACGTCGAAGACCTTGAAGCGACGCAGCTTCCCGGTGGGGTGAGGCACCGTCTCCGTCCCGAAGTGGTCCATCACGTCGCGCAGGTACTGGGCGGCGTTGCGCGACTGCCCCCGTGGATCCCCCATGAAGAGCGTGAGGTACTCCTCGAAGGAGAGGATGGAGCGATTCTTGACGAAGTCGTCGGACACCTGGGCGCCCACTTCCTGCAGGTATCGCTTGGCTTCCACGGGATGACTCCTCTGTGCTGTAGTTCAGGAACCCACTAACCACGCCGGCCAGCCGCCGCCATGCACACGCAACACGCGGCCCCCCGGAACTTTCCCCTCGGGGAGCGGGATGTCCAGGGCCCTCGTTTCCGTTGTGTCGTTGGCAGTGCTCTCCGCACACACGAGGGTGCCGCTCCCCCTGCTGCCAGCCGGGTTCGACGCGGTCGTGGAGGCAGGATACACCCGGAGTGCGGGCCCTCGCCATGCGTCCAGGCCCACTGGCTCCTACACGGCCGGGAGCCGTGCCTTCCCACCCTCGGCGATCCGCTGGCTGGACGCCCCCGGGGCGGACCTGCGCCAGCCGCTGATCGTGCTGGACACCTACTCGCGCTCGCGACCCCAGTGAACTTGAACTAACCTCCCGGGACCCTGGTCGAGGTAGGCCCCGGTCGCCTCGAGCCCCACTTCGCTCGGAGTCCACGCAAGATGCACAAGGATCCCATCATCGGCATCGACCTCGGCACGACCAACTCGTGCGCCGCGATCGTCGAGGACGGTGGGAACGTGAAGCTCATCCCCTACAAGGGCGGCGAGTACACCATCCCCTCCATCTTCGCGATCGACGACAAGGGCAACGAGCTGATCGGCTACGAGGCCAAGCGCCAGTGGCAGCTCAACCCGAAGAACACCATCTACGGCGCCAAGCGGCTGGTGGGGCGGCCCTTCCAGAGCGACATCGTCGAGGCGATGAAGAAGGTCGTGGCGTACTCGGTGCGCCCCGGCAAGAAGAACGACGTCGTCCTGGATGTGGGCAAGAAGGAGTTCACCCTCCAGGAGATCAGCGCCAAGATCCTCAACAAGATCCGCGACGTCGCCGCCAACTACCTGAAGACGCCCATCAAGCGCGCGGTGGTGACGGTGCCGGCGTACTTCAACGACCGGCAGCGCCAGACGGTCAAGGAGGCTGGCAAGCTCATCGACCTCGAGGTGGTGCGCATCATCAACGAGCCCACCGCGGCGGCGCTCGCCTATGGAGCGGGCAAGGGCGTCAACAAGAAG contains:
- a CDS encoding S1 family peptidase is translated as MIRFSLGLPALFAMLSCAAAPNSQVVPESPGTGGAGSAPVVMQQVGAPTPRLSRKEQVQRILPHNVRLAVIEGGKAKRTASGVVIGNEKTAGGLVSYVLTNAHAVEMAELKDPSLVVIVDDRADSTEYGAQVVATGSVPDMDLALLKVPGLPLAPAQLAADSELELGDDVVVAASPFGRALSLSGGMLSQVEWDKESKKPRMVKTDAPIGYGASGGGIFSLETGKLLAIVEGYRTAKVGFAVAEQNYSFDVPMPGETFAAPSGKVRQFLQQKGFARLLGGTAGAGPATDGSQTASR
- a CDS encoding deoxycytidylate deaminase, translating into MSNRSSWDQYFMDIARQVASRATCDRKHVGALLVRDRTILSTGYNGSIRGLPHCSDVGHMMENGHCVATVHAEANAIIQAAKNGVRIDSERDKPTTLYTTASPCWPCFKLIANAGVRRIVYGEFYRDPRIFEFAARLDIELVGPGPEEQPAER
- a CDS encoding PrkA family serine protein kinase; the encoded protein is MEAKRYLQEVGAQVSDDFVKNRSILSFEEYLTLFMGDPRGQSRNAAQYLRDVMDHFGTETVPHPTGKLRRFKVFDVPATDRDGRVGVAGQEEVQNAIYRLLGNFTRAGRINKLIMLHGPNGSAKSTLVNALKAGMEDYSRQPQGALYRISWIFPSEKLVKGSIGFGGERAATAAATAAAGGELSSYAHLDAESIDVRIPCELRDHPLFVIPPAERQRLLEGALKKKGLGNGDGQGDGDFVLSDYVLHGEMCHKCRSIYTALLANYKGDYLQVLRHVRVERFYISRRYQVGSVTVEPQMSVDAMYQQVTADRAQLLNMPPSLQNVALFEPHGPLVHANRGIIEYSDLLKRPLEAFKYLLGFSETSQVPLEHFVLQLDEVLIASSNEKHLGAFKELPDFASFKGRIELVRVPYLRRYKVEQEIYDAQITPTTVGKHVAPHATEVAAMWAVLTRLKKPIPDRYPPEVKELVDQVTPVEKMHLYEEGVVPDRLSLSHGKELRKLRTDMYEESDAYPNYEGRSGASAREIKTALFNAAQNPDYKCLNALAVLEELEAICKDKSVYEFLLQEVVDGYHDHEEFVRAVEAEYLDRVDEEVRESMGLVSEGQYRELVERYVYNVSHWVKGEKIRNRITGAMERPDEQRMAEMEAIVMPRGEDPGEFRRGLISQIGAHKLDNPDAEMDYPRIFPDMFRRLRDHYFEERKRVLRRNKENVLKYLSEERATLSSREQSQVESTLKTMHERYGYCEHCAKDAILFLMKKRYG